The following proteins are encoded in a genomic region of Ursus arctos isolate Adak ecotype North America unplaced genomic scaffold, UrsArc2.0 scaffold_32, whole genome shotgun sequence:
- the AGMAT gene encoding agmatinase, mitochondrial, with the protein MLRRIASRCARGLGAGGGAHPSARLCHPGRSSSSLSSDAPRNQPPSSEFVARSVGVCSMMRLPVQTSPEGLDAAFVGVPLDIGTSNRPGARFGPRRIREESVLLRTANPSTGALPFQSLMVADLGDVNVNLYNLQDSCRLIREAYQKIVAAGCIPLTLGGDHTITYPILQAMAKKHGPVGLLHVDAHMDTADKALGEKLYHGTPFRRCVDEGLLDCKRVVQVGIRGSAMTLDPYRYSRSQGFRVVPAEDCWMKSLVPLMGEVRQQMGGKPIYISFDIDGLDPAYAPGTGTPEIAGLTPSQALEIIRGCQGLNVVGCDLVEVSPPYDPFGNTALLAANLLFEMLCALPKVTVV; encoded by the exons ATGCTGCGGCGGATTGCGTCCCGGTGCGCCCGGGGTCTGGGGGCCGGCGGGGGCGCGCATCCTTCCGCGCGGCTCTGCCACCCCGGCCGCAGCTCCAGCAGCCTGTCCTCCGATGCGCCCCGGAACCAGCCCCCCAGCTCCGAGTTCGTGGCCCGGTCGGTGGGCGTCTGCTCCATGATGCGGCTGCCGGTGCAGACCTCCCCCGAGGGGCTGGACGCCGCCTTCGTCGGGGTGCCGCTGGACATTGGGACCTCCAACCGGCCCGGGGCGAG atttGGACCCCGGCGGATCCGGGAAGAATCGGTGTTGCTTCGGACAGCCAACCCTAGCACGGGGGCCCTCCCCTTCCAGTCCCTCATGGTTGCAGACCTAGGCGATGTGAACGTCAATCTTTACAACCTTCAGGACAGCTGCCGTCTAATTCGAGAGGCCTATCAGAAAATTGTAGCAGCAGGCTGCATTCCCCTGACCTTGG GTGGAGATCACACCATTACCTATCCGATATTGCAAGCGATGGCAAAAAA GCATGGCCCCGTGGGGCTGCTGCACGTGGACGCTCACATGGACACGGCTGACAAGGCCCTCGGAGAGAAGCTCTACCACGGGACGCCCTTCCGCCGCTGCGTGGACGAGGGTCTCCTGGACTGTAAGCGCGTGGTGCAGGTCGGCATCCGGGGCTCCGCCATGACCTTGGACCCCTACAGATACAGCCGGAGCCAG GGGTTCCGGGTGGTCCCGGCCGAGGACTGCTGGATGAAGTCCCTGGTTCCTCTGATGGGGGAGGTGAGGCAGCAGATGGGAGGCAAACCCATTTATATCAGCTTCGACATTGACGGCTTGGATCCTGCCTATGCCCCGGGGACAGGCACACCTGAAATCGCCGGTCTCACCCCTAGTCAG GCGCTGGAAATCATCCGGGGTTGTCAAGGCCTGAACGTGGTGGGTTGTGATCTCGTGGAAGTGTCGCCGCCCTATGATCCTTTTG GAAACACGGCCCTCCTGGCGGCTAACCTGCTGTTTGAGATGCTCTGTGCTCTCCCCAAAGTGACGGTCGTCTGA